One region of Bacillus zhangzhouensis genomic DNA includes:
- a CDS encoding helix-turn-helix transcriptional regulator, producing the protein MSTIELNKRQEQILQIVKENGPITGEHIADRLNLTRATLRPDLAILTMSGFLEARPRVGYFFTGKTGTQLLADKLKKLQVKDFQSIPVVIHENVSVYDAICTMFLEDVGTLFVVDDHSILTGVLSRKDLLRASIGKQELPSIPVHIIMTRMPNITVCRKDDFIMDVAKHLIEKQIDALPVIKDTDKGFEVVGRITKTNMTKILVSLSDNEII; encoded by the coding sequence GTGAGTACAATCGAGTTAAATAAACGGCAAGAGCAGATTTTACAGATTGTCAAAGAGAATGGTCCGATCACTGGAGAGCATATCGCCGATCGGCTGAACTTAACAAGGGCGACCCTCAGACCGGATTTAGCCATTTTAACAATGTCAGGCTTTTTAGAAGCAAGACCAAGGGTCGGCTACTTTTTCACAGGAAAAACAGGCACGCAGCTTCTCGCAGATAAGCTGAAAAAACTTCAAGTGAAAGACTTTCAATCCATTCCAGTGGTGATACATGAGAATGTTTCGGTTTATGATGCGATTTGTACGATGTTTTTAGAGGATGTGGGCACATTATTCGTTGTGGACGATCACTCTATTTTAACAGGCGTGTTATCAAGAAAAGACCTTCTTCGCGCAAGTATAGGGAAACAGGAGCTTCCATCTATCCCTGTCCATATTATTATGACAAGAATGCCGAACATTACCGTTTGCCGCAAGGATGATTTCATTATGGATGTGGCGAAGCACTTGATTGAAAAGCAAATAGATGCACTTCCTGTGATAAAAGATACGGATAAAGGCTTTGAAGTGGTCGGAAGAATTACGAAAACAAACATGACGAAAATACTTGTCAGCTTATCGGATAACGAAATAATCTAA
- the glyS gene encoding glycine--tRNA ligase subunit beta, which produces MNKQDVLLEIGLEEMPARFMPESTKQLGEKVKAWFETQNISFEETALFNSPRRLAVLVKGVAEKQEDIKEEAKGPAKKIAQDAEGNWTKAAEGFARGQGASTDDLYFKEIKGVDYVHVQKFQEGKQVKDLLPALGEIAASLSFPKNMRWGSEDLRYIRPIKWIVCLFGEEIVPVEIAGVKSGRETRGHRFLGTTASIDSPASYEQTLRDQFVIADSDKRKQFITEQLNALSSEKGWVIPVDPELLEEVNDLVEYPTVLFGSFEEEFLALPEEVLVTTMKEHQRYFPVKNEQGELLPHFITVRNGNSEALENVARGNEKVLRARLSDAAFFYKEDEKLVIEDNIKKLDKVVFHDKLGTIGDKLKRVTDIATRLAAQVEADDETTKRVARAASISKFDLVTQMVYEFPELQGIMGEKYARALGEHEEVARSINEHYMPRFAGDEVPSTLIGAIVAVADKLDSICSFFSIDVIPTGSQDPYGLRRQASGIVQILLDRHWNISFKELLALAQVKAEHEAALIEFLTHRLKYVLQAEHIRHDVVDAVLDVEHIEPYAVVKKAAVLEESVKQESFKETAEALGRVISISQKGEDAEIQPELFENEHEQKLFEAYQQVEKAVKEHVAAGQYSLALEALDTLKTPIVHYFDHTMVHADDEKLKRNRLAQMVKLAKVIQSFANMNNLIVK; this is translated from the coding sequence ATGAATAAACAAGATGTATTACTTGAAATCGGCTTAGAAGAGATGCCGGCTCGTTTCATGCCAGAGAGCACAAAACAGCTAGGTGAAAAAGTAAAAGCATGGTTTGAGACGCAAAATATTTCATTCGAAGAGACTGCTTTATTCAACTCACCAAGACGTCTTGCTGTACTCGTGAAAGGTGTCGCAGAAAAACAAGAAGACATCAAAGAAGAAGCAAAAGGCCCAGCTAAAAAGATTGCCCAAGATGCTGAAGGCAATTGGACAAAAGCAGCCGAAGGCTTTGCCAGAGGACAAGGTGCTTCAACAGATGATCTCTATTTCAAAGAGATTAAAGGAGTGGATTATGTCCATGTCCAAAAGTTTCAAGAAGGAAAACAAGTCAAAGACCTTCTCCCGGCATTAGGTGAGATTGCCGCTTCCTTAAGCTTTCCAAAGAACATGAGATGGGGAAGCGAAGATTTACGCTATATCCGTCCGATTAAATGGATTGTTTGTTTATTTGGAGAAGAGATTGTACCTGTTGAAATTGCTGGGGTGAAAAGCGGCCGTGAGACTAGAGGGCACCGTTTCCTTGGTACGACAGCCAGCATTGACTCACCTGCTTCTTATGAACAAACTTTGCGCGATCAATTTGTGATTGCAGACTCAGATAAAAGAAAACAATTTATTACTGAACAGCTAAATGCGCTATCTTCAGAAAAAGGCTGGGTCATTCCTGTTGATCCTGAACTTCTAGAAGAAGTGAACGATCTTGTAGAATACCCAACTGTGCTGTTTGGTTCCTTTGAAGAAGAGTTTCTTGCATTGCCGGAAGAAGTATTGGTGACAACAATGAAAGAGCATCAACGCTACTTCCCTGTTAAAAATGAGCAAGGAGAATTATTGCCGCACTTTATTACAGTCAGAAATGGAAACAGTGAGGCGCTCGAAAATGTCGCAAGAGGGAACGAAAAAGTACTTCGTGCGCGTTTATCAGATGCTGCATTCTTCTATAAAGAAGACGAAAAACTAGTGATTGAAGACAATATTAAAAAGCTTGATAAAGTGGTATTCCATGATAAACTTGGAACAATTGGCGACAAGCTGAAGAGAGTGACAGACATTGCAACCCGTCTAGCGGCGCAGGTTGAAGCAGATGACGAAACGACAAAACGTGTGGCTAGGGCAGCAAGTATTTCGAAGTTTGACCTTGTGACTCAAATGGTCTATGAATTCCCAGAATTACAAGGAATCATGGGTGAGAAATATGCAAGAGCTCTTGGTGAACATGAAGAAGTGGCAAGAAGCATCAACGAGCATTATATGCCGCGCTTTGCTGGTGATGAGGTGCCATCCACTTTGATTGGTGCGATTGTGGCAGTAGCAGATAAGCTGGATTCTATTTGTTCATTCTTCTCAATCGATGTAATCCCTACTGGTTCTCAAGACCCTTATGGACTTAGAAGACAAGCGAGCGGTATCGTTCAAATCCTGCTCGACCGTCATTGGAATATTTCATTTAAAGAGCTGTTAGCCCTTGCTCAAGTAAAGGCAGAACATGAAGCTGCTCTGATTGAATTTTTAACGCATCGTTTAAAATATGTTCTTCAAGCAGAGCATATCCGCCATGATGTTGTTGATGCAGTGCTGGATGTTGAACATATTGAGCCATATGCAGTCGTCAAAAAAGCAGCTGTTCTTGAAGAGAGTGTGAAACAAGAAAGCTTCAAAGAAACGGCTGAAGCATTGGGTCGCGTCATTTCAATCAGTCAAAAAGGGGAAGACGCAGAGATTCAGCCTGAACTGTTTGAAAATGAACATGAGCAAAAGCTGTTTGAGGCGTATCAGCAAGTAGAGAAAGCTGTAAAGGAACATGTAGCAGCAGGACAATACAGCTTGGCACTTGAGGCGCTGGATACGTTAAAAACACCGATCGTTCATTATTTCGATCATACAATGGTTCATGCGGATGATGAAAAACTGAAGCGAAATCGTTTGGCACAAATGGTCAAACTAGCCAAAGTCATTCAATCATTTGCGAATATGAACAATTTAATTGTAAAATAA
- the glyQ gene encoding glycine--tRNA ligase subunit alpha — MNIQDMILTLQKHWSNEGCVLMQAYDTEKGAGTMSPYTFLRSIGPEPWKVAYVEPSRRPADGRYGENPNRLYQHHQFQVIIKPSPDNIQELYLESLKALGIDPLKHDIRFVEDNWENPSLGCAGLGWEVWLDGMEITQFTYFQQVGGLECKPVSVEITYGIERLASYIQDKENVFDLEWTDGFTVRDLFLMAEYEHSVYTFETSNTDMLFELFTTYEKEAHSQMDKGLVHPAYDYVLKCSHTFNLLDAKGAISVTERTGYIGRVRQLARKVAKTYYEEREKLGFPMLKEEAASHE; from the coding sequence TTGAATATTCAAGACATGATTTTGACGCTACAAAAGCATTGGTCAAATGAAGGCTGCGTATTAATGCAGGCGTATGACACAGAAAAAGGTGCTGGGACGATGAGTCCATACACGTTCCTCAGAAGCATCGGCCCAGAGCCGTGGAAGGTAGCATATGTAGAACCTTCAAGACGTCCGGCTGATGGCAGATATGGAGAAAATCCAAATAGATTGTATCAGCATCATCAATTTCAAGTAATCATTAAGCCATCACCTGACAATATTCAAGAACTATATCTTGAATCATTGAAGGCACTTGGCATTGACCCGTTGAAACATGATATTCGTTTTGTGGAAGACAACTGGGAAAATCCATCTCTTGGCTGTGCAGGACTTGGCTGGGAAGTATGGCTTGATGGGATGGAAATTACGCAATTCACGTATTTCCAACAAGTCGGCGGCTTAGAATGTAAACCCGTTTCTGTTGAAATCACATACGGTATTGAACGTCTTGCTTCTTACATCCAGGACAAAGAAAATGTTTTTGATCTTGAATGGACAGACGGTTTTACGGTCAGAGATTTATTCTTAATGGCTGAATATGAGCACTCTGTTTATACATTTGAAACATCTAATACTGACATGCTGTTCGAGTTATTTACCACCTATGAAAAAGAAGCACATAGCCAAATGGACAAAGGGCTCGTTCACCCGGCATACGATTATGTCCTCAAATGCTCTCATACGTTTAACCTGCTCGATGCAAAAGGCGCTATTTCTGTGACTGAGCGAACTGGTTATATCGGAAGAGTGCGTCAGTTAGCAAGAAAAGTAGCTAAAACATACTATGAAGAACGTGAAAAATTGGGATTCCCTATGCTAAAAGAGGAGGCGGCTTCTCATGAATAA
- the recO gene encoding DNA repair protein RecO encodes MLIKSEGIVLRTTDYGETNKIVTLFTREHGKIGVMARGAKKSNSRLSAISQPFLYGTFLIQSSTGLGTLQQGEMIESMRMIREDLFLTAYAAYMTELLDKGTEEKKPNPYLFELLLQSLRHLNEGTDADIILFIVEVKMLSVMGMKPELDQCVHCGQKEGQFHFSIRDNGFICQNCFSKDPYKLPLSPAAARLLRLFHYFDLSRLGQVDVKPQTKQEIRQVLDHYYDEYSGLYLKSKKFMNQMESMKKLMGDENKR; translated from the coding sequence ATGCTCATTAAAAGTGAAGGAATCGTCCTTAGAACAACAGATTATGGCGAAACAAACAAAATTGTCACGCTGTTCACTAGAGAACATGGAAAAATTGGCGTGATGGCAAGAGGTGCTAAAAAATCAAACAGCCGCCTGTCAGCCATAAGCCAGCCGTTTTTATACGGCACTTTTCTCATCCAATCATCAACAGGACTTGGAACGCTCCAGCAAGGTGAAATGATTGAAAGTATGCGGATGATTCGGGAAGACTTATTTCTGACCGCATATGCCGCATACATGACGGAATTACTTGATAAAGGGACAGAAGAAAAAAAGCCAAACCCTTATTTGTTTGAGCTTCTGCTTCAATCTCTGCGTCATCTCAACGAAGGCACAGATGCTGATATTATTTTATTTATCGTAGAGGTCAAAATGTTATCAGTGATGGGGATGAAACCTGAACTTGATCAATGTGTCCACTGTGGTCAAAAAGAAGGGCAGTTCCATTTCTCGATAAGAGATAACGGATTCATTTGCCAAAATTGTTTTTCGAAAGATCCATATAAACTGCCCTTATCTCCAGCAGCTGCAAGGCTGCTCCGTTTGTTTCATTATTTTGATTTATCAAGGCTTGGTCAGGTTGATGTGAAGCCACAGACAAAACAAGAAATTCGTCAAGTGCTCGATCACTACTATGACGAATATTCCGGCCTCTATTTAAAATCAAAAAAATTTATGAATCAGATGGAATCCATGAAAAAGTTAATGGGCGACGAAAACAAACGTTGA
- a CDS encoding YqzL family protein, translating to MLNFTWNVFSQTGSVDTYLLFKELEKENLERPDVLEEEIARFDFPIL from the coding sequence ATGTTGAATTTTACATGGAACGTATTTTCACAGACAGGAAGCGTTGACACGTATCTGCTTTTCAAAGAGTTAGAAAAGGAGAACCTGGAAAGACCCGATGTACTTGAAGAAGAAATAGCACGATTTGATTTTCCAATCTTATAA
- the era gene encoding GTPase Era, whose product MTNESFKSGFVSIIGRPNVGKSTFLNRVIGQKIAIMSDKPQTTRNKVQGVLTTNTSQTIFIDTPGIHKPKHKLGDFMMRVAQNTLKEVDLILFMINAQEGYGKGDEFIIERLKQTSTPVFLVVNKIDQIHPDELFLLIDEYRTRYPFKEIVPISALEGNNIDTLLQQIEGYLPEGPQFYPADQVTDHPERFIISELIREKVLHLTREEIPHSIAVAIESIKPDENGKIHVAATIVVERDSQKGIVIGKRGSLLKEVGQKARRDIEALLGSKVYLELWVKVQKDWRNKSTHLRDFGFREDEY is encoded by the coding sequence ATGACTAACGAAAGCTTCAAATCAGGATTTGTATCTATTATTGGAAGACCAAATGTAGGGAAATCAACCTTTCTTAATCGTGTAATAGGACAAAAGATTGCCATCATGAGCGATAAGCCCCAAACCACGCGAAACAAAGTGCAGGGTGTCCTGACAACAAACACATCACAAACGATCTTTATAGATACGCCGGGGATTCATAAACCTAAGCATAAGCTTGGTGATTTTATGATGAGGGTGGCTCAAAATACACTGAAGGAAGTCGACCTGATCTTATTTATGATCAACGCACAGGAAGGCTATGGCAAAGGTGATGAATTCATCATTGAACGACTAAAGCAAACATCTACACCAGTGTTCCTTGTCGTTAATAAAATTGACCAAATTCATCCAGATGAACTGTTCCTTTTAATTGATGAATACCGCACACGTTATCCATTTAAGGAAATTGTGCCAATTTCAGCTCTTGAAGGAAACAACATCGACACGCTTCTTCAGCAGATTGAAGGTTATCTTCCAGAGGGCCCTCAATTTTATCCGGCAGATCAAGTAACAGATCATCCAGAACGGTTTATTATTTCTGAATTAATTCGTGAAAAAGTGTTGCATCTTACGAGAGAAGAGATTCCGCACAGTATTGCGGTTGCGATTGAATCGATTAAGCCAGATGAAAATGGCAAGATCCATGTCGCGGCGACCATTGTCGTAGAACGTGATTCGCAAAAAGGGATCGTCATTGGTAAGCGAGGCAGCTTGTTAAAAGAAGTGGGACAAAAAGCGCGCAGAGATATTGAAGCACTTCTAGGCTCAAAAGTGTATTTAGAGCTTTGGGTCAAAGTTCAGAAAGACTGGCGTAATAAATCCACTCACCTGCGTGACTTCGGATTTAGAGAAGACGAATATTAA
- a CDS encoding cytidine deaminase, with translation MNKQELISEAIKARDFAYAPYSKFKVGAALLSNDGKVYGGCNIENAAYGMCNCAERTALFKAYSEGITSFQMLAVVADTDRPVSPCGACRQVISELCAPDMPVILTNLIGQIYETTVNELLPGAFSPEDLND, from the coding sequence ATGAACAAACAAGAGTTGATTTCAGAAGCAATCAAAGCAAGAGATTTTGCATATGCTCCCTATTCTAAATTCAAAGTCGGTGCAGCATTACTGTCGAATGATGGAAAAGTGTATGGCGGCTGCAACATTGAAAATGCAGCATATGGTATGTGTAATTGTGCGGAGAGAACAGCACTTTTTAAAGCCTATTCAGAAGGCATTACATCTTTTCAAATGCTAGCAGTGGTGGCTGATACAGACCGTCCTGTTTCGCCGTGCGGCGCATGCAGACAGGTCATTTCAGAACTATGTGCACCTGATATGCCAGTGATTCTAACGAACTTAATAGGACAAATATACGAAACAACAGTAAACGAACTATTGCCAGGCGCATTTTCACCGGAGGATTTAAATGACTAA
- a CDS encoding diacylglycerol kinase family protein, with protein sequence MAFRDHRKKRRPLARFFRSFYYAFRGIWRTFLNERNFRFHTVAAIIVVICGFWFHIDPFEWLIVLLLCGGMFALELVNTAIEHTVDLMTEERHPLAEKAKDAAAGAVCVYAAISVMIGLIIFLPKIMQ encoded by the coding sequence ATGGCCTTTCGAGATCATCGTAAAAAAAGAAGGCCGCTCGCTCGTTTTTTTCGGAGTTTTTATTATGCATTTAGAGGAATATGGCGAACTTTTTTGAATGAACGGAATTTTCGATTTCACACAGTCGCAGCCATCATCGTGGTGATCTGCGGCTTTTGGTTTCACATTGACCCATTTGAATGGCTGATCGTTCTTCTTTTATGCGGGGGGATGTTTGCGCTTGAACTTGTCAATACAGCTATTGAACATACAGTGGATCTGATGACAGAAGAAAGGCACCCGCTTGCAGAAAAAGCGAAGGACGCTGCGGCAGGCGCTGTTTGCGTTTACGCCGCGATTTCGGTTATGATTGGGTTGATCATCTTCTTACCGAAGATCATGCAATAG
- the ybeY gene encoding rRNA maturation RNase YbeY: MTLLIDLIDETGQVSKEQLEEVEKLLQFAADALEVKDQAEVSVSIVSNEEIHQINKEYRGIDAPTDVISFALEEEGEGEIEIIGADDIPPVLGDIIISVDRTKEQAEEYGHSFMRELGFLTIHGFLHLLGFDHMTEEDEKEMFAKQTKILDDYGLSRSS; encoded by the coding sequence ATGACATTGTTAATCGATTTAATAGATGAAACAGGACAAGTATCAAAAGAGCAGCTTGAAGAAGTGGAAAAGCTTCTTCAGTTTGCTGCAGATGCCCTTGAGGTCAAGGATCAAGCGGAAGTATCAGTGTCGATCGTTTCGAATGAAGAGATCCATCAAATCAATAAAGAATACCGCGGAATAGACGCGCCAACTGATGTGATTTCCTTTGCACTTGAGGAAGAAGGAGAAGGGGAGATTGAAATCATTGGAGCGGACGATATCCCGCCTGTACTCGGTGACATTATCATAAGTGTGGATCGAACGAAAGAGCAGGCGGAGGAGTATGGACACTCCTTTATGAGAGAGCTTGGATTCTTAACGATTCATGGTTTCCTTCATTTGCTTGGGTTTGACCATATGACAGAGGAAGATGAAAAAGAAATGTTCGCCAAACAGACAAAAATCTTGGATGATTATGGCCTTTCGAGATCATCGTAA